In a genomic window of Sporosarcina trichiuri:
- a CDS encoding amidohydrolase, giving the protein MRVSLQEFTKRYLDEHRAYFEEVSEYIFRHPETRFEEYESAKYLADQCEAKGFTVERGVGGIGTAFTATFGEGHPVIGFLGEFDALPELSQEPNSITEQRWERHIGHGCGHNLLGTGAFAAACAAKAYLEETGQTGTVKFFGCPGEEGGSGKTFMAREGVFDGTDLALTWHPSPTNSIMSLSTLANIQVFYRFKGVPSHAANSPHLGRSALDAVELMNTGVQYLREHMPDQARIHYAITNTGGFAPNVVQANAEVLYLIRDVDTERVMSLFERVNKVAEGAALMTETDVTVEIDKACSNYIPNRALERILYDSLSEIGIEPPTEEEKEFARGIFESLSEAERKDYLGVMKGFGYVGDGSEFEGKYVSDCISPYEVLPDILTASTDVSDVSWIMPTAQLSTSTSALGTPLHTWQMTSQGLSANAHKGMLRAGGAMALTALKIFGNTDLLAPIRDEYTAFAQKNPYNCPIPADVSPSPLGK; this is encoded by the coding sequence ATGCGGGTGAGTCTTCAGGAGTTCACGAAACGGTATCTGGATGAACACAGGGCCTATTTCGAGGAAGTGAGCGAGTACATTTTCCGGCATCCGGAAACACGGTTCGAAGAATACGAGTCTGCGAAGTATTTGGCGGATCAATGCGAAGCGAAAGGTTTCACGGTCGAGCGCGGTGTCGGCGGTATTGGAACCGCCTTCACGGCGACGTTTGGTGAGGGCCATCCGGTCATCGGATTTCTGGGGGAATTCGATGCGCTGCCGGAACTGAGCCAGGAACCGAACAGTATTACGGAGCAGCGGTGGGAGCGGCATATCGGTCACGGGTGCGGGCATAACCTGCTCGGAACCGGTGCATTCGCAGCCGCCTGTGCAGCGAAAGCGTATCTGGAAGAGACCGGACAGACCGGCACCGTGAAATTCTTCGGCTGTCCCGGGGAGGAAGGCGGCTCCGGCAAGACATTCATGGCGCGGGAAGGTGTCTTCGACGGTACGGATCTCGCGCTGACCTGGCATCCGTCACCGACAAACAGCATCATGAGCCTCAGCACACTGGCGAACATCCAGGTGTTCTACCGGTTCAAAGGGGTGCCGTCCCATGCGGCCAATTCACCGCATCTCGGACGCAGTGCGCTCGATGCCGTGGAACTCATGAACACAGGGGTCCAGTATTTGCGGGAGCATATGCCGGATCAGGCGCGCATCCACTACGCCATCACGAATACGGGCGGGTTCGCGCCAAACGTCGTACAGGCGAATGCCGAAGTGCTCTATCTCATCCGGGACGTCGATACGGAGCGTGTCATGTCACTGTTCGAACGCGTGAACAAAGTCGCGGAAGGGGCGGCGCTCATGACGGAGACGGACGTGACCGTCGAGATCGACAAGGCGTGTTCGAACTACATCCCGAACCGGGCGCTCGAGCGCATCCTGTATGACAGCCTGTCCGAAATCGGCATCGAGCCGCCGACTGAGGAGGAGAAAGAGTTTGCCCGGGGCATCTTCGAATCCCTCTCGGAAGCGGAGCGGAAAGATTACCTCGGGGTCATGAAAGGGTTCGGCTATGTCGGGGACGGCTCGGAGTTCGAGGGCAAATATGTCTCGGACTGCATCTCGCCGTATGAGGTGCTGCCGGATATCCTGACGGCTTCGACGGACGTGTCGGATGTAAGCTGGATCATGCCGACCGCCCAGCTGTCGACGTCGACCTCCGCGCTCGGCACGCCGCTCCATACGTGGCAGATGACGAGCCAGGGGCTGTCGGCGAACGCGCATAAGGGGATGCTGCGGGCGGGCGGCGCCATGGCGCTGACCGCACTCAAAATCTTTGGGAATACGGATCTGCTTGCACCGATCCGTGATGAGTACACAGCGTTTGCACAGAAGAATCCTTACAATTGTCCGATTCCGGCGGATGTCAGTCCGTCGCCGCTCGGCAAGTAA
- a CDS encoding metal-dependent hydrolase family protein, whose product MTKTIIKNGLLIDGTGKEAQQDQVVVVDGSRITYVGGESGYAASGEETVIDAGGNTIVPGFIDTHVHMMMEYASVAERLATPFSFMYYQAMKYLKTTLEAGVTSVRDALGTDLGVKKAVEDGLISGPRMQLSINALTTTGGHGDGYTVSGQTVELLPSGYPGMPHGMCDGVEEVRKKTREMLRAGAEVIKVHATGGVLSATDHPEFTQFSLEELKVIVEEGKFRKNTRVMAHAQGAEGIKNAVRAGIHSIEHGIFIDDEAIELMLENGTFLVPTLLAPVAVLETAEETGMPETAVRKSEEVIDHHIASFQKAYKAGVKIAMGTDAGVFKHGTNLRELELMCNAGMTPMDAIVASTKTAAECLGWEEQVGTIETGKLADIVIVKGNPLEDIASLSSHETIQVVMKDGKIEKDIR is encoded by the coding sequence ATGACGAAAACCATTATCAAGAACGGACTGCTGATTGACGGCACGGGGAAAGAGGCGCAGCAAGACCAGGTGGTTGTCGTGGATGGCAGCCGCATCACCTATGTCGGCGGCGAGAGCGGCTATGCGGCGTCCGGTGAGGAAACTGTCATCGATGCCGGTGGGAACACGATTGTACCGGGATTCATCGACACCCATGTCCATATGATGATGGAATACGCGTCTGTCGCTGAACGGCTCGCGACGCCGTTCTCGTTCATGTACTACCAGGCGATGAAGTACTTGAAGACAACACTCGAAGCGGGGGTGACATCAGTCCGCGATGCGCTCGGCACCGATCTTGGCGTCAAGAAAGCGGTCGAGGACGGCCTGATCTCAGGGCCGCGCATGCAGCTGAGCATCAACGCTCTGACGACGACGGGCGGGCACGGTGACGGCTATACGGTATCAGGGCAGACGGTGGAGCTGCTGCCGTCCGGCTATCCCGGCATGCCGCACGGAATGTGTGACGGGGTGGAGGAAGTACGCAAGAAGACGAGGGAAATGCTGCGGGCCGGGGCGGAAGTCATCAAGGTTCACGCGACCGGCGGTGTTCTGAGCGCGACAGATCATCCCGAATTCACCCAGTTTTCATTGGAAGAACTGAAAGTGATCGTCGAGGAAGGGAAGTTCCGCAAAAACACACGTGTCATGGCGCATGCCCAGGGAGCGGAAGGCATCAAGAACGCCGTGCGGGCAGGGATCCATTCGATTGAGCACGGCATCTTCATCGACGACGAGGCGATCGAGCTCATGCTTGAGAACGGCACATTCCTCGTACCGACACTGCTCGCGCCGGTCGCGGTGCTCGAGACGGCCGAAGAAACCGGCATGCCGGAGACCGCTGTCCGGAAATCCGAGGAAGTCATCGACCACCATATCGCCAGTTTCCAGAAGGCGTACAAAGCCGGCGTCAAGATCGCGATGGGTACGGATGCCGGTGTATTCAAGCACGGCACGAACCTGCGTGAACTGGAACTGATGTGCAATGCGGGCATGACCCCGATGGATGCGATCGTCGCCTCCACGAAAACGGCTGCCGAGTGCCTCGGGTGGGAGGAGCAAGTCGGAACAATCGAGACCGGCAAGCTTGCAGACATCGTCATCGTCAAAGGCAATCCGCTGGAGGACATCGCGTCACTCTCCAGCCATGAAACGATCCAGGTGGTCATGAAAGACGGCAAGATCGAAAAAGATATCCGCTGA
- a CDS encoding MGDG synthase family glycosyltransferase, with amino-acid sequence MKVLFFPHLQMQSGHHQAAEALMDLIHRQYPEAEVKKIDLLSETNQLLEKVIKTGYLQWIKLAPRLYSRAYKKLYFSEKPLDEQYIWHQPLFLHKLKQLMKEEQPDLIFCTHSLPSCMLSKLKIAGQCDVPVVNVYTDFFVHDYWGHRGIDAHFLPTAEAWHQLLDDPNVPGRLFVTGIPVHRKIRRPAERPLKKTAGHKPVILLAGGNSGLGCPARMFRELKEADDFRFIVLCGHNRRLYQKIQSWNLAHVKAMPYIALREEMDAIYDDADAIVTKPGGVTVSEGLRKRLPMFIHSALPGQEEMNLETLIPKGLVERLQPGRPLAVQLREVLADDLRLAQWKRAMDRYSDELAAQSDEELVSIISELLPSLAARPSEKKETEEKHSFATT; translated from the coding sequence ATGAAAGTATTGTTTTTTCCACACTTGCAAATGCAATCAGGCCACCATCAGGCCGCCGAAGCGCTGATGGATCTGATCCACCGGCAGTATCCCGAGGCGGAAGTGAAAAAGATCGATCTGCTGTCGGAAACAAACCAGCTGCTCGAGAAAGTGATCAAAACCGGCTATTTACAATGGATCAAACTAGCCCCGCGTCTGTACAGCAGGGCCTATAAGAAGCTGTACTTCAGCGAAAAGCCGCTCGACGAACAGTATATATGGCATCAGCCGCTGTTCCTGCACAAACTGAAACAGCTCATGAAGGAGGAGCAGCCGGATCTGATCTTCTGCACACACAGCCTGCCGTCCTGCATGCTCAGCAAACTGAAGATCGCCGGCCAGTGTGACGTGCCGGTCGTGAACGTCTATACGGATTTCTTTGTCCACGACTACTGGGGGCACCGCGGCATCGATGCGCATTTCCTGCCGACCGCAGAAGCCTGGCATCAGCTGTTGGACGATCCGAACGTCCCGGGACGGCTGTTCGTCACGGGCATCCCCGTGCACCGTAAAATCCGCCGGCCAGCAGAGCGGCCGCTGAAGAAGACGGCGGGACACAAACCGGTGATCCTGCTGGCAGGCGGCAACAGCGGACTCGGCTGTCCGGCCCGGATGTTCCGGGAGCTGAAGGAGGCGGACGATTTCCGGTTCATTGTCCTGTGCGGACATAACCGGCGACTGTATCAGAAAATCCAGTCCTGGAACTTGGCGCATGTGAAGGCGATGCCGTATATCGCACTGCGCGAGGAGATGGACGCCATCTACGACGATGCCGATGCCATCGTCACCAAGCCGGGCGGCGTGACTGTCAGCGAGGGGTTGCGGAAACGCCTGCCGATGTTCATCCATTCTGCACTGCCCGGCCAGGAGGAGATGAACCTTGAGACCCTGATCCCAAAGGGGCTTGTCGAACGGCTGCAGCCCGGACGGCCGCTCGCAGTCCAGCTGCGTGAAGTGCTCGCGGATGACCTGCGGCTCGCCCAATGGAAGCGGGCGATGGACCGCTATTCCGATGAACTCGCCGCTCAGTCAGATGAAGAACTGGTGTCGATCATCAGTGAACTGCTGCCATCCCTCGCAGCCCGGCCGTCTGAGAAAAAGGAAACAGAAGAGAAGCATTCGTTTGCAACCACTTGA
- a CDS encoding DedA family protein yields the protein MSIESLTNTILQYGSIIIFVLLFFGIVGIPSPEESLTFLIGVLIAGHQLSAIPSAAAAVAGAWTGMLTAYAGGRYIGYPLLHKIGKFIGLTKERWAKAEQSFKRKRKRTILFGIYMPGIRQISPYFAGLTKMPFLEFTLLSGAASAGWVLPFLAAGYFLGRSFKVNPSYAALVGFVFLLIMIGRLLFKKWKTKKEYAN from the coding sequence ATGAGCATCGAGTCGCTGACAAATACCATCCTGCAGTATGGCAGCATCATCATCTTCGTCCTGCTGTTCTTCGGTATCGTCGGCATCCCGTCTCCTGAAGAGTCCCTGACATTCCTGATCGGCGTGCTGATCGCCGGTCATCAGCTGTCCGCCATTCCGTCTGCGGCAGCTGCGGTGGCGGGTGCCTGGACGGGGATGCTGACCGCGTATGCGGGAGGCCGGTATATCGGCTATCCGCTCCTTCACAAAATCGGGAAGTTCATCGGTCTCACGAAGGAACGGTGGGCGAAAGCGGAGCAGTCCTTCAAGCGGAAACGGAAACGCACCATCCTGTTCGGGATCTACATGCCGGGCATCCGGCAGATCAGCCCTTATTTTGCAGGTCTTACTAAAATGCCGTTCCTTGAGTTCACACTGCTCAGCGGCGCTGCCTCGGCAGGATGGGTGCTGCCGTTTCTCGCTGCCGGCTATTTTCTCGGCAGATCATTCAAAGTCAATCCGAGTTACGCCGCTCTGGTCGGATTTGTATTTCTGCTCATCATGATCGGGCGGTTGCTCTTTAAAAAATGGAAGACGAAAAAAGAATATGCAAATTGA
- a CDS encoding polysaccharide deacetylase family protein, whose product MGRKCWRIAAILTVIYGFYTAGATLVMRLTGTGIRKKAAARRGIALTFDDGPNAKYTPQLLALLSHYRIKAVFFVTGRHAEQHPELLRRMHAEGHAIGIHHYDHHSLWRLPPRQARREIRRTAAVIERITGSRPRFYRPPYGRLTAALPNIAKPYETILWTHILGDWKTAMCDSKLLQRLRDVPDDGSIVVLHDDGSNSGADDEAPGHMLRVLREYLQESAERGIVFLPPDCIADCDEDGP is encoded by the coding sequence ATGGGACGGAAGTGCTGGCGGATTGCAGCCATCCTGACAGTCATCTACGGTTTCTATACAGCAGGCGCCACACTGGTCATGCGGCTGACGGGAACAGGGATACGTAAAAAAGCGGCAGCCCGGCGCGGCATTGCACTGACGTTCGATGATGGACCGAATGCAAAGTACACACCGCAGCTGCTTGCCCTACTATCACACTACCGCATAAAAGCGGTGTTCTTCGTGACAGGACGCCATGCCGAGCAGCATCCTGAACTTCTCCGGCGTATGCATGCGGAAGGGCATGCCATCGGAATCCATCATTACGATCATCATTCGCTATGGCGCCTGCCGCCTCGGCAGGCCCGCCGGGAAATACGCCGGACGGCTGCGGTCATCGAACGGATCACAGGAAGCCGGCCTCGATTTTACCGGCCGCCGTACGGGCGTCTGACGGCCGCCCTGCCGAATATCGCAAAACCATATGAAACAATTCTTTGGACACATATACTCGGTGACTGGAAAACGGCGATGTGCGATTCGAAACTTTTACAGAGGCTGCGTGATGTGCCGGATGACGGATCGATCGTCGTCCTGCACGATGACGGCAGCAACAGTGGCGCGGATGACGAGGCACCCGGCCATATGCTCCGGGTCCTCAGGGAGTACCTTCAGGAAAGTGCGGAGCGGGGAATCGTTTTCCTCCCGCCCGACTGCATTGCCGATTGTGACGAGGACGGTCCATGA
- a CDS encoding S8 family peptidase, whose amino-acid sequence MSKPRFLLTSLLSVLLLSGTYPLAAPSAASASEQPSAPNALAQDAHELLVQYKELPRSIASAPSLPAETEEIEDVAPAVQLLSFDTPEDLSKAEAELQRNPLVETVEPNYERAVDMTVNDPFYGQQWWVDHVQAPAIWPHAGSQSAPVTVAVIDSGIDSAIPDFAGRIAPGAYNFTDGTSDVQDVNGHGTAVSGVIAAALNDRYGITGIMGPYDVKILPLKTIKADGTGTVSMNVQAIDYAIRRGVDIINISQGGPAASVIEKDAIQRAEDAGILIVASAGNDAGKGNPVMYPAAYDKVLSVASVDQRNQHSSFSTYNDEVDLSAPGERIVTNAPGGRFVSMSGTSFSAPIAAGAAAMVQAEFPGLAPAETKKLLMESAKDLGAPGWDPLYGAGVLDLRKLAASLEAKPEKAKLIHVSAIELDRKTASLTVGNPATVSAIRLTARVLPETAADRTVTWSTSDPRVAAVDQTGQVTAVGKGKAVITATTTDGSFTAAAEISVVSIAPFTGDFPDMEIDQTKIFAVKFNTPLKRGIDYRGFIRISSDPEGTGAAAEAAVRIDPADPRLLYIAPLKEWKNGTSYLTIKKGLPADSGKTLNRDTKLKFTVR is encoded by the coding sequence GTGTCCAAGCCCCGTTTTCTGCTGACATCCCTGCTGTCCGTTCTGCTGCTGTCCGGTACGTATCCGCTGGCTGCCCCGTCCGCTGCTTCTGCGTCGGAACAGCCATCCGCTCCAAATGCCCTTGCGCAAGATGCACATGAACTGCTCGTCCAATATAAGGAACTCCCGCGTTCCATCGCTTCTGCCCCGTCGCTGCCTGCTGAAACCGAGGAGATCGAAGACGTAGCCCCTGCTGTCCAGCTGCTTTCGTTCGATACTCCGGAAGATCTGAGCAAGGCCGAGGCGGAGCTGCAGCGCAATCCGCTTGTGGAGACTGTGGAACCGAATTACGAAAGGGCCGTCGATATGACGGTCAATGATCCGTTCTACGGGCAGCAATGGTGGGTGGACCATGTCCAGGCGCCTGCCATCTGGCCCCATGCCGGCAGCCAGTCGGCTCCGGTCACAGTGGCTGTGATCGATTCAGGCATCGACAGCGCGATCCCTGACTTCGCAGGCCGCATCGCCCCGGGTGCCTACAATTTCACGGACGGCACTTCTGATGTCCAGGACGTGAACGGTCATGGGACCGCGGTGTCCGGTGTCATCGCAGCTGCACTGAATGACAGATACGGCATCACCGGTATAATGGGACCATACGACGTGAAGATCCTGCCGCTGAAGACCATCAAGGCGGATGGGACAGGCACCGTGTCGATGAATGTCCAGGCGATCGACTACGCGATCCGACGAGGTGTCGATATCATCAATATCAGTCAGGGCGGTCCTGCAGCGTCCGTCATCGAGAAGGATGCGATCCAGCGGGCGGAAGACGCCGGGATCCTCATCGTGGCGTCCGCCGGAAATGACGCCGGCAAGGGCAATCCGGTCATGTACCCGGCGGCCTACGATAAAGTGCTGTCCGTGGCGTCTGTCGATCAAAGGAACCAGCACTCCTCATTCTCGACGTACAATGACGAAGTCGATCTCAGTGCCCCGGGTGAGCGGATTGTCACGAATGCACCGGGCGGCAGGTTCGTCTCGATGTCCGGCACTTCGTTCTCTGCACCGATTGCTGCCGGCGCAGCTGCCATGGTGCAGGCGGAATTCCCTGGACTGGCTCCTGCAGAGACGAAAAAGCTGCTCATGGAGTCTGCGAAGGATCTCGGAGCGCCGGGGTGGGATCCGCTGTATGGCGCGGGCGTGCTCGACCTGCGGAAACTGGCTGCATCACTGGAGGCTAAGCCGGAAAAAGCGAAACTTATCCACGTGTCGGCAATCGAGCTGGACCGCAAGACCGCGAGTCTGACAGTCGGGAATCCGGCGACTGTGTCGGCAATCAGACTGACTGCGCGTGTCCTGCCTGAAACGGCTGCAGACCGCACTGTCACCTGGTCGACTTCCGATCCGCGTGTCGCTGCCGTGGATCAGACCGGTCAGGTGACCGCGGTCGGCAAAGGGAAGGCGGTCATCACGGCAACGACAACGGACGGCAGCTTCACAGCAGCAGCCGAGATATCCGTTGTTTCCATTGCCCCGTTCACCGGGGACTTCCCGGATATGGAGATCGACCAGACGAAGATTTTCGCCGTGAAATTCAACACGCCGCTGAAACGCGGTATCGATTATAGAGGGTTCATCCGCATTTCATCAGATCCTGAGGGTACGGGTGCTGCAGCAGAAGCGGCTGTCCGGATCGATCCAGCCGATCCGCGGCTCCTGTACATTGCTCCTCTGAAGGAATGGAAAAACGGGACTTCCTATCTGACGATCAAAAAAGGGCTCCCGGCGGATTCCGGTAAGACACTGAACCGCGACACAAAACTGAAATTCACTGTCCGCTGA